A stretch of Carnobacteriaceae bacterium zg-C25 DNA encodes these proteins:
- a CDS encoding valine--tRNA ligase, whose product MIQLPPKYNPQEVESGRYEKWVNSGVFKPNANPDAKPYSIVIPPPNVTGKLHLGHAWDVTLQDAIIRFKRMQGYDTLWLPGMDHAGIATQAKVEEKLRQEGVSRYDLGREKFLEKTWEWKEDYAQTIRSQWGKMGVSVDYDRERFTLDEGLSQAVKTVFVKLFEKGLIYRGEKIINWDPVARTALSDIEVIHKDVDGAFYHMNYPLSDGSGYIEIATTRPETMLGDAAVVVNPNDERYQHLIGKTVTLPLMNRDIPIIADEYVDVAFGTGAMKVTPAHDPNDFELGEKHHLPQINVMNDDATMNALAGKYAGMDRFVARKQIIDDLRELGLLVKIEQHNHSVGHSERSGAVVEPRLSKQWFVKMEDLAKQAIDAQSTQNRVDFYPPRFEQTYLSWMENVHDWCISRQLWWGHQIPAWYHNETGELYVGMEAPEDVSNWTQDEDVLDTWFSSALWPFSTMGWPNEDSDDFKRYFPTSTLVTGYDIIFFWVSRMIFQSLEFTDQKPFQNVLIHGLIRDKEGRKMSKSLGNGIDPMDVIEQHGVDALRWFLLNGSAPGQDVRYMEEKVEAAWNFINKIWNASRYAFMNIGDVTMSTLDITGEKTLADRWILTRLNETISRVTDLFDKFEFGEAGRQLYNFVWDDFCDWYIEMSKETLTGENEVAKFTTRSILLHVLDQTLRLLHPFMPFVTEEIFQTLHGDTQSVVVAEYPIVDESLSDASSLESMERLIEVIRTVRTIRNEVNTPLSKPVPIAIKANTQDIADLLLENSSYITRFCNPETLTIALDATVEGEAMSAVISGAQVFMPLAGLINIADEIKRLEKEAAKLMSEVKRVEGKLSNEGFVAKAPAHVIDVERQKGEDYKQQLQIVEQRIETLKNMA is encoded by the coding sequence ATGATACAACTACCCCCAAAATACAATCCACAAGAGGTAGAAAGTGGACGCTATGAAAAATGGGTAAATAGTGGTGTGTTTAAACCAAACGCCAACCCAGATGCAAAGCCGTATTCTATTGTTATTCCACCACCAAACGTAACCGGAAAATTACACCTAGGTCATGCGTGGGATGTGACGTTACAAGATGCCATCATTCGTTTTAAACGCATGCAAGGATACGATACATTATGGTTACCGGGTATGGACCATGCCGGTATTGCGACACAAGCCAAAGTTGAAGAAAAATTACGTCAAGAAGGCGTGTCACGTTACGATTTAGGGCGTGAAAAATTCCTTGAAAAAACATGGGAATGGAAAGAAGACTACGCACAAACCATTCGCTCACAATGGGGCAAAATGGGTGTGTCTGTCGATTATGACAGAGAACGTTTTACCCTTGATGAAGGGTTATCGCAAGCGGTTAAAACCGTATTTGTGAAACTGTTTGAAAAAGGATTAATTTACCGCGGTGAAAAAATCATTAACTGGGATCCGGTGGCACGCACAGCGTTATCCGATATTGAGGTAATCCATAAAGATGTTGATGGCGCGTTTTACCACATGAATTACCCATTAAGTGACGGTAGTGGCTATATTGAAATTGCGACAACACGTCCAGAAACCATGCTTGGTGATGCCGCAGTTGTTGTTAACCCAAATGATGAACGCTATCAACATTTAATTGGAAAAACCGTAACGCTACCATTAATGAATCGTGATATTCCTATTATTGCAGATGAATACGTTGACGTAGCGTTTGGTACAGGTGCAATGAAAGTAACACCTGCACACGATCCAAACGACTTTGAACTCGGTGAAAAACATCACCTACCACAAATTAACGTCATGAACGATGACGCAACGATGAACGCATTAGCTGGTAAATATGCCGGTATGGATCGTTTTGTGGCACGCAAACAAATCATTGACGACTTACGTGAATTAGGACTGCTTGTTAAAATCGAACAACACAATCATAGTGTCGGACATTCCGAAAGAAGTGGCGCGGTCGTAGAACCACGTTTATCAAAACAATGGTTTGTCAAAATGGAAGACTTGGCAAAACAAGCGATTGATGCACAAAGTACACAAAATCGTGTTGATTTTTACCCACCACGTTTTGAACAAACTTATTTATCGTGGATGGAAAATGTACACGACTGGTGTATTTCACGTCAATTGTGGTGGGGACATCAAATTCCGGCGTGGTACCATAACGAAACAGGCGAATTGTATGTAGGTATGGAAGCGCCCGAAGATGTATCAAACTGGACACAAGATGAAGATGTGTTAGACACATGGTTTTCAAGTGCGTTATGGCCGTTTTCAACAATGGGCTGGCCAAATGAAGACAGTGATGATTTCAAACGTTATTTCCCAACGTCAACGTTAGTAACAGGTTACGACATTATTTTCTTCTGGGTAAGTCGCATGATTTTCCAAAGTTTAGAGTTTACTGACCAAAAGCCGTTCCAAAACGTATTAATCCATGGCTTAATTCGTGATAAAGAGGGACGTAAAATGAGTAAATCACTCGGCAACGGAATTGATCCAATGGACGTCATTGAACAACACGGTGTCGATGCGTTACGCTGGTTCTTGTTAAATGGATCAGCACCAGGTCAAGACGTACGCTACATGGAAGAAAAAGTAGAAGCGGCGTGGAATTTCATCAATAAAATTTGGAACGCCAGCCGTTACGCCTTCATGAATATCGGTGATGTTACCATGTCAACACTAGACATTACAGGCGAAAAAACGTTAGCAGATCGTTGGATATTAACACGCTTAAATGAAACCATTTCACGCGTTACCGATTTATTTGATAAATTTGAATTTGGTGAAGCAGGACGACAATTGTATAACTTTGTTTGGGACGATTTCTGTGACTGGTATATTGAAATGTCAAAAGAAACGTTGACCGGCGAAAATGAAGTGGCTAAATTCACAACGCGTAGCATTCTATTGCACGTACTCGATCAAACGTTACGCTTGTTACATCCATTTATGCCGTTTGTTACTGAAGAGATTTTCCAAACGTTACATGGCGATACGCAAAGTGTTGTTGTGGCAGAATATCCAATTGTCGATGAATCATTAAGTGACGCGTCATCATTGGAAAGTATGGAACGATTGATTGAAGTGATTCGTACGGTTCGTACCATTCGTAATGAAGTCAACACACCATTATCAAAACCTGTTCCGATTGCCATTAAAGCCAACACACAAGACATTGCTGACTTATTATTAGAAAACAGTAGCTATATTACACGTTTTTGTAATCCAGAAACGCTAACGATTGCCCTAGATGCAACCGTAGAAGGTGAAGCAATGAGTGCGGTAATTAGTGGCGCTCAAGTGTTTATGCCATTAGCAGGATTAATCAATATTGCAGATGAAATCAAACGTTTAGAAAAAGAAGCGGCTAAATTAATGAGTGAAGTGAAACGTGTTGAAGGTAAATTATCCAACGAAGGATTTGTTGCCAAAGCACCGGCGCATGTCATTGATGTGGAACGCCAAAAAGGTGAAGACTACAAACAACAATTACAAATCGTTGAACAACGTATCGAAACATTAAAAAATATGGCATAA
- a CDS encoding DUF4115 domain-containing protein, producing the protein MSVFGEQLREKREKLGYSIEDISHITTIQSRFIVALEEENFDTIPGDYYVRSFVKQYATILKLDANKLIKQYEQIKQVSEQKRPEVLLQEELRKPARQDDANLDKPSKNDIDETESTNQDVAQDEVVQENIPQESDSNEAVVNEDDGQNHETVENVEETVNNETFDTLENDEAVFLTTEMDSADEQIDGEQETTPHIHTVPFELDSDGLDETDFSFENFAQESVDVDEETVEAYEAVESAAQENKLSKKMIGLLMVLALLIAALVWAIPQVMQAVAPKQTMTQTSQSTLVTTSQTETTTTTMQTTTAQTTAETTAQTTAPQAAEAPQQEAPRPSNEPADLYIMSSDAFQTTYGLGASYAHYTGEYVVTLTASEPVWISVEIFGQKVHEGTMTPGVPYRLNAYNNAGYMKIRVGLSSALTVTFNGQKVDVPTYNRVQDYTFNFDR; encoded by the coding sequence ATGTCTGTTTTTGGTGAACAGTTAAGAGAAAAACGTGAAAAATTAGGCTATTCAATAGAAGATATTAGTCATATTACAACGATTCAATCACGTTTTATTGTGGCATTGGAAGAAGAAAATTTTGATACAATTCCGGGCGATTATTATGTGCGTTCATTTGTTAAACAATATGCAACGATTTTAAAGTTGGACGCGAACAAATTAATTAAACAGTACGAACAAATTAAACAAGTGTCTGAACAAAAAAGACCCGAAGTGCTATTGCAAGAAGAATTGCGCAAACCCGCTCGTCAAGACGATGCCAATTTAGATAAACCAAGCAAAAATGATATAGACGAAACAGAATCAACAAATCAAGATGTGGCACAAGATGAAGTTGTTCAAGAAAACATCCCACAAGAAAGCGATAGTAACGAAGCAGTCGTTAATGAGGATGACGGACAAAATCATGAAACCGTAGAAAATGTTGAAGAAACGGTAAATAATGAAACGTTCGATACATTAGAAAATGATGAAGCAGTATTTTTGACGACAGAAATGGATAGTGCCGATGAACAAATAGATGGTGAGCAGGAAACAACACCTCACATCCATACCGTACCATTTGAATTAGATAGCGACGGACTCGATGAAACAGACTTTTCATTTGAAAATTTTGCTCAAGAGAGTGTTGACGTCGATGAAGAAACGGTTGAAGCTTACGAGGCGGTAGAAAGTGCAGCACAAGAAAACAAACTAAGTAAAAAAATGATTGGTTTATTAATGGTGTTGGCATTGTTGATTGCCGCATTAGTCTGGGCAATTCCACAAGTGATGCAAGCGGTTGCCCCTAAACAAACGATGACACAAACGAGTCAAAGTACATTAGTGACGACATCGCAAACAGAAACAACAACGACAACAATGCAAACAACAACGGCACAAACAACTGCTGAAACGACCGCACAAACAACAGCACCGCAAGCCGCTGAAGCGCCACAACAAGAAGCGCCACGTCCAAGCAATGAACCGGCTGATTTGTACATCATGTCATCGGATGCATTCCAAACAACGTATGGATTAGGTGCAAGTTATGCACACTATACAGGTGAGTATGTCGTAACTTTAACGGCAAGTGAACCAGTATGGATTAGTGTTGAAATCTTTGGTCAAAAAGTACACGAAGGCACTATGACACCGGGTGTACCGTATCGCTTAAACGCCTATAACAATGCAGGGTATATGAAAATTCGTGTTGGTTTATCTAGCGCGTTAACCGTTACATTCAACGGTCAAAAAGTTGATGTGCCAACGTATAATCGTGTACAAGATTACACGTTTAACTTTGACCGCTAG
- the pgsA gene encoding CDP-diacylglycerol--glycerol-3-phosphate 3-phosphatidyltransferase has protein sequence MNIANKLTIARLIAIPFFIVAMLCQSYFLAGVLFVVASATDYLDGYLARRLHLVTNFGKFADPLADKMLVLSALIMLVQTHGIPAWIVSVIIMRELAVTGLRLLLIEQGTVMAADWSGKLKTATQMIAITCLIFNDFSLGVPLGNVFLYICLALTIYSGIDYFIKYRSIFNQF, from the coding sequence ATGAATATAGCGAATAAATTGACGATTGCTCGATTAATCGCCATTCCGTTTTTCATTGTCGCAATGCTATGTCAGTCGTATTTTTTAGCTGGCGTATTGTTTGTTGTAGCCAGTGCAACGGATTATTTAGACGGTTATTTAGCAAGACGATTACATTTAGTAACTAATTTTGGAAAATTTGCCGATCCATTAGCTGATAAGATGTTAGTGTTAAGTGCGCTCATTATGCTTGTGCAAACACACGGCATTCCAGCATGGATTGTATCCGTCATTATTATGCGTGAATTGGCAGTGACGGGATTGCGATTATTGTTAATAGAGCAAGGGACTGTCATGGCAGCGGATTGGTCTGGGAAATTAAAAACTGCCACACAAATGATTGCCATTACGTGTTTGATTTTTAATGATTTTAGTCTTGGTGTACCATTAGGTAATGTGTTTTTATACATTTGTCTTGCTTTAACCATTTATTCAGGTATTGACTATTTTATAAAATATCGTTCAATTTTCAATCAATTTTAA
- a CDS encoding competence/damage-inducible protein A, whose product MLKAEIIAVGTELLMGQVVNTNATTISRFLNAQNIGTYYQTVVGDNPNRLLEQLKQSSQRSDIIAICGGLGPTQDDITKEVIATFLNDELVQHELSKQKIVLYFEKSGRIMSENNLKQSLILKKCQPLMNHNGFATGMFIQKNDVTYIVLPGPPRELSMMLETEVKPVLSKFTQEQLSSVLLRFADIGESLLAEKIEDIVSEQTNPTVAIYANPGLVDVRVTASGQTSQEANRLMQPVIMAIQNRLSEFYYGRDEETLEHVVVALLKQKQWSIATAESVTGGLCGAKLTQISGVSSVYCGGVVTYTNEMKQTILGVNESTLHQFGAISAECALEMAQNVKKLCQSDIGISFTGIADKTSVENKPSGRVYIGIATPTQQKVVELQLHRDRELNRQLAVQKGFIELRKMLLEV is encoded by the coding sequence ATGTTAAAAGCAGAAATCATTGCAGTGGGAACGGAATTGTTAATGGGACAAGTGGTCAATACAAACGCTACGACAATTTCTCGGTTTCTCAATGCACAAAATATTGGAACGTATTACCAAACGGTTGTTGGCGATAATCCAAATCGTTTATTGGAGCAACTAAAGCAAAGTAGTCAAAGAAGTGATATTATCGCCATTTGTGGTGGGTTAGGGCCAACACAAGACGATATCACGAAAGAAGTTATCGCAACTTTTTTAAATGACGAATTGGTACAACATGAACTATCCAAACAAAAAATCGTGTTGTATTTTGAAAAAAGTGGTCGCATCATGTCTGAAAATAATTTGAAGCAATCGCTCATTTTAAAAAAATGTCAACCGTTGATGAATCATAATGGGTTTGCTACAGGGATGTTTATTCAAAAAAATGATGTTACCTACATCGTTTTACCCGGTCCACCACGTGAGTTATCAATGATGTTAGAAACAGAAGTGAAGCCTGTATTAAGCAAGTTCACACAAGAACAACTATCATCAGTGTTGCTACGGTTTGCAGATATTGGGGAATCATTACTTGCAGAAAAAATTGAAGACATCGTATCTGAACAAACCAATCCGACCGTTGCGATATACGCTAATCCCGGTTTGGTAGACGTGCGCGTAACGGCAAGCGGGCAAACCAGTCAAGAAGCCAATCGTTTAATGCAACCTGTCATCATGGCAATTCAAAATCGCCTAAGTGAGTTTTATTACGGACGTGATGAAGAAACGTTGGAACATGTTGTAGTAGCGTTGTTAAAACAAAAGCAATGGTCTATTGCAACAGCTGAAAGTGTTACCGGTGGGTTATGTGGTGCTAAATTAACACAGATTTCTGGTGTATCATCAGTCTATTGTGGTGGTGTTGTCACCTATACCAATGAGATGAAACAAACGATACTTGGTGTCAATGAAAGTACCCTTCATCAATTTGGTGCCATCAGTGCAGAATGTGCATTAGAAATGGCACAAAATGTCAAAAAGCTTTGTCAAAGTGACATCGGCATATCATTTACGGGTATTGCGGACAAAACAAGTGTTGAGAATAAACCGAGTGGGCGTGTCTATATTGGTATTGCCACACCAACACAACAAAAAGTAGTGGAATTACAATTACATCGTGATCGCGAATTGAATCGTCAGCTGGCTGTTCAAAAAGGGTTCATAGAATTAAGAAAAATGCTATTGGAGGTATAA
- the recA gene encoding recombinase RecA, with product MSEERQKALDKAIKEIEKSFGKGALMRLGDKADTKIDAISSGSLLIDSALGIGGFPRGRIVEIYGPESSGKTTTALHVVAEVQKQGGVAAYIDAEHAMDPVYAKNLGINIDDLFLSQPDSGEEALEIAESLVRSGAIDVVVIDSVAALVPKAEINGSMGDAHVGLQARLMSQALRKLSSHINKQKTVAIFINQLREKVGVTYGNPEVTPGGRALKFYSTIRMEVRKGAAITPSSSSSEVIGNETKIKIVKNKVAPPFKTVTVDIMYGEGISKIGEIIDLAVEYDIIKKAGSWYSYGEQRIGQGRETAKKYLVDNPEFMADLERKIRIKLGLIEATEEEMAQETANNTTVAPLELDEPLLAELLADDED from the coding sequence ATTAGTGAAGAAAGACAAAAAGCGCTGGATAAGGCGATTAAAGAAATTGAAAAGTCGTTTGGTAAAGGTGCTTTGATGCGTCTAGGCGATAAAGCGGACACAAAGATTGATGCCATTTCATCAGGGTCATTACTAATCGACTCCGCATTAGGTATCGGTGGATTTCCTCGTGGGCGTATTGTAGAAATTTACGGTCCAGAATCTTCGGGTAAAACAACAACAGCGTTACACGTCGTTGCCGAAGTGCAAAAACAAGGTGGTGTCGCAGCGTATATTGATGCGGAACACGCAATGGATCCTGTCTATGCGAAAAATTTAGGGATTAATATTGATGATTTATTTTTATCTCAACCCGATAGTGGTGAAGAGGCGCTTGAAATTGCCGAATCATTAGTACGTTCAGGTGCCATTGACGTTGTCGTCATCGACTCTGTTGCCGCATTAGTGCCAAAAGCCGAAATTAACGGGAGTATGGGAGACGCTCACGTCGGATTACAAGCACGATTGATGTCGCAAGCGTTGCGTAAATTATCAAGTCATATCAATAAACAAAAAACAGTCGCCATTTTTATTAACCAATTACGTGAAAAAGTAGGGGTAACCTATGGAAATCCCGAAGTTACACCGGGTGGACGTGCGTTGAAATTTTATTCAACCATTCGTATGGAAGTGCGTAAAGGTGCTGCCATCACACCATCATCTAGTTCAAGTGAAGTGATTGGTAACGAAACAAAAATTAAAATTGTGAAAAATAAAGTGGCGCCACCATTTAAAACGGTAACCGTAGACATTATGTACGGTGAAGGGATTTCAAAAATTGGTGAAATTATCGATTTAGCCGTTGAATACGACATCATTAAAAAAGCGGGTTCATGGTACTCGTACGGTGAACAACGCATCGGTCAAGGGCGTGAAACGGCTAAAAAATATTTAGTCGACAATCCGGAATTTATGGCGGATTTAGAACGCAAAATTCGCATCAAATTAGGGCTAATTGAAGCAACCGAAGAAGAAATGGCACAAGAAACAGCCAACAATACAACCGTTGCACCACTAGAATTAGACGAGCCATTATTAGCCGAATTATTGGCAGATGACGAAGACTAA
- the mnmA gene encoding tRNA 2-thiouridine(34) synthase MnmA, which yields MTQDNSKTRVVVGMSGGVDSSVTALLLKQQGYDVIGIFMKNWDDTDENGFCTATEDYKDVEAVALQIGIPYYSVNFEKEYWDKVFTYFLDEYKKDRTPNPDVMCNKEIKFKAFLEYANDLGADYIAMGHYAQLVEDEFGQKRLLRGADDNKDQTYFLSQLTQEQLQKAMFPLGHLNKKDVRKIAQEANLATATKKDSTGVCFIGERNFKEFLSNYLPAQPGEMKTLAGDVIGKHDGLMYYTIGQRQGLGIGGVKGYSVHEPWFVVGKDMKTNTLYVGQGYHHEHLYSDYLLASDIQFNTNDTKSSEFKCTAKFRYRQEDIGVTVQLDETQTKAKVIFDKSVRAITPGQAVVFYDGDVCLGGGIIDAAYTQDGAKRQYS from the coding sequence ATGACACAAGATAATTCAAAAACACGTGTTGTTGTCGGTATGAGTGGCGGAGTAGATTCTTCTGTTACGGCACTTTTATTGAAACAACAAGGTTATGATGTCATTGGTATTTTCATGAAAAACTGGGATGATACTGATGAAAATGGTTTCTGTACAGCGACAGAAGACTATAAAGATGTTGAAGCAGTAGCTTTACAAATTGGCATTCCTTATTATTCTGTCAACTTTGAAAAAGAATATTGGGATAAAGTCTTTACTTATTTTTTAGATGAGTATAAAAAAGATCGCACACCTAATCCAGATGTGATGTGTAATAAAGAAATTAAGTTTAAAGCCTTTTTAGAGTATGCAAACGATTTAGGTGCAGATTATATTGCTATGGGTCATTATGCACAATTGGTTGAAGATGAATTTGGTCAAAAACGTCTTTTGCGTGGTGCCGATGACAACAAAGATCAAACGTATTTTTTAAGTCAATTGACGCAAGAACAATTACAAAAAGCCATGTTTCCGTTAGGGCATTTGAACAAAAAAGACGTGCGTAAAATTGCGCAAGAGGCCAATTTAGCAACGGCGACAAAAAAAGACTCAACGGGTGTGTGTTTTATTGGTGAACGCAATTTTAAAGAGTTTTTATCAAACTATTTACCCGCTCAACCCGGTGAAATGAAAACGCTGGCTGGCGATGTTATCGGTAAACATGACGGGTTAATGTACTACACGATTGGTCAACGCCAAGGGTTAGGTATTGGTGGCGTTAAAGGGTATAGTGTACATGAACCATGGTTTGTGGTTGGTAAAGATATGAAGACCAATACATTATACGTTGGTCAAGGTTATCACCACGAACATTTATATAGCGATTATTTATTGGCGAGTGATATTCAATTTAATACGAATGATACAAAATCAAGTGAATTTAAATGTACGGCTAAATTTAGATACCGCCAAGAAGACATTGGAGTGACGGTTCAGTTAGACGAAACACAAACAAAAGCAAAAGTGATTTTTGACAAATCTGTTCGTGCCATTACACCCGGTCAAGCTGTGGTGTTTTACGATGGTGATGTGTGTTTAGGCGGGGGAATTATTGACGCCGCGTATACACAAGACGGTGCAAAAAGACAGTACAGTTAA